The following are from one region of the Penaeus chinensis breed Huanghai No. 1 chromosome 32, ASM1920278v2, whole genome shotgun sequence genome:
- the LOC125042489 gene encoding uncharacterized protein LOC125042489, translating to MREWVILGHLALLAVMCFAGAEARGAEQKLGEALGAEGSREEAEEEPRLQEPLPTSPEEQLLLQAGPPHPPPKEVEREGKMEEKGGNKEEREGKKGKEEEIEEGDEDEDEEDEEEGGDIVLVALGGGEDEVVMAQMAALLHLNGHRVSAIVYGPGPREERFPAGVKVLELGVSEDDPLYPGGSSVAVAPGEEEGAEWVSGRVLASRARACGLFSRLPRVEAGFRRARLVVTPLFLHDLCVLTLAQRVGVPVVGVVTSRVGAWWVWDNLGVLPPLATTPVPPATMQELDIWARASNIARHYGYVSSLPTAWQGPLTPSRLPGPSINKPVTDMVTFHTCLEARLETCCQLSPRCTTLDV from the exons ATGCGCGAGTGGGTGATATTAGGTCACCTCGCTCTCCTCGCGGTCATGTGCTTCGCCGGAGCAGAGGCGCGCGGAGCCGAACAG AAGCTCGGAGAAGCCTTAGGAGCGGAAGGAAGCCGAGAGGAAGCCGAGGAAGAGCCTCGCCTTCAGGAACCTCTCCCGACGTCTCCCGAGGAACAGCTCCTCCTCCAGGCAggtcctcctcaccctcccccgaAGGAAgtcgagagggaggggaagatggaggagaagggaggaaacaaggaggagagggagggaaagaaggggaaggaagaggagatagaagaaggcgatgaagacgaagacgaagaagacgaagaagaaggaggagacatcGTCTTGGTGGCCCTCGGAGGCGGCGAGGACGAGGTGGTCATGGCACAGATGGCGGCACTGCTCCACCTCAACGGGCATCGCGTCAGTGCCATCGTCTACGGACCCGGGCCGCGCGAGGAGAGGTTTCCTGCAGGGGTCAAG gtCCTCGAGCTCGGCGTTTCGGAGGACGACCCCCTGTACCCCGGGGGCTCGAGCGTGGCCGTGGccccgggggaggaggagggcgccgAGTGGGTGAGCGGGCGTGTCCTGGCGTCGCGGGCGAGGGCGTGCGGCCTCTTCTCCCGGCTGCCGCGGGTGGAGGCGGGGTTCCGTCGCGCCCGCCTTGTGGTAACGCCCCTTTTCCTCCACGACCTGTGCGTCCTCACTCTGGCGCAGCGCGTGGGCGTGCCGGTGGTGGGCGTGGTGACGTCGAGAGTGGGCGCGTGGTGGGTGTGGGACAACCTGGGCGTCCTCCCCCCCCTGGCTACTACGCCCGTGCCGCCCGCGACGATGCAGGAGCTCGACATCTGGGCGAGGGCGTCGAACATCGCGAGACACTACGG gTACGTCTCGAGCCTCCCGACAGCATGGCAGggccccctcaccccctcgcgCCTCCCTG GGCCTTCAATCAACAAGCCAGTCACAGATATGGTTACATTTCACACGTGTCTTGAAGCCCGACTGGAGACGTGCTGCCAGCTGTCCCCACGCTGCACAACCCTAGATGTATGA